One window of Mus caroli chromosome 11, CAROLI_EIJ_v1.1, whole genome shotgun sequence genomic DNA carries:
- the Inca1 gene encoding protein INCA1 isoform X2 produces the protein MQGQEDGDSILPFAKCSRVVSRFSPCSLPPQNRRPMPQPYGDAFWENLSQRSSSNWMVEQYIPPILRATDGPRPGLHPLEGLPPPEKLWRRKRKKLHLERMQKGPGSIPARVRAVTYHLEDLRRRQGIINELKRAQWGSSDATPELPALEEGFELLSTTKYFDVEEERATYPQKETYSVTPRDQLLWTPWTPVGQQGTYASGQLSSLTYSTATARKNPVYNPQRMELESEE, from the exons GTGTTCCAGAGTGGTTAGCCGATTTTCACCCTGCAGCCTGCCTCCCCAGAATCGCAGACCAATGCCTCAGCCTTATGGAGATGCCTTCTGGGAGAATCTTAGCCAAAGGTCTAG CTCCAACTGGATGGTAGAACAGTACATTCCACCAATTCTG AGGGCCACTGATGGCCCCCGGCCTGGCCTGCACCCTCTTGAGGGGCTCCCTCCTCCTGAGAAgctttggagaagaaagagaaagaagctgcATTTGGAAAGAATGCAGAAGGGACCTGGAAGCATTCCAGCCCGAGTTAGAGCAGTTACATATCATCTGGAGGACCTGAGAAGGCGCCAGGGAATCATCAATGA ACTGAAGAGGGCCCAGTGGGGCAGCTCTGATGCTACACCTGAACTTCCAGCACTTGAAGAGGGCTTTGAACTCCTAAGCACTACAAAATACTTTGACGTGGAAGAAGAGAGGGCAACCTATCCACAGAAAGAGACTTATTCTGTCACTCCCAGAGATCAG CTGCTTTGGACTCCCTGGACTCCTGTAGGCCAGCAGGGGACTTATGCCTCTGGGCAGCTAAGCTCTCTGACCTACAGCACTGCTACAGCCAGAAAGAACCCCGTTTACAATCCCCAGAGAATGGAGTTGGAGTCTGAGGAGTAG
- the Inca1 gene encoding protein INCA1 isoform X3, which yields MPQPYGDAFWENLSQRSSSNWMVEQYIPPILRATDGPRPGLHPLEGLPPPEKLWRRKRKKLHLERMQKGPGSIPARVRAVTYHLEDLRRRQGIINELKRAQWGSSDATPELPALEEGFELLSTTKYFDVEEERATYPQKETYSVTPRDQLLWTPWTPVGQQGTYASGQLSSLTYSTATARKNPVYNPQRMELESEE from the exons ATGCCTCAGCCTTATGGAGATGCCTTCTGGGAGAATCTTAGCCAAAGGTCTAG CTCCAACTGGATGGTAGAACAGTACATTCCACCAATTCTG AGGGCCACTGATGGCCCCCGGCCTGGCCTGCACCCTCTTGAGGGGCTCCCTCCTCCTGAGAAgctttggagaagaaagagaaagaagctgcATTTGGAAAGAATGCAGAAGGGACCTGGAAGCATTCCAGCCCGAGTTAGAGCAGTTACATATCATCTGGAGGACCTGAGAAGGCGCCAGGGAATCATCAATGA ACTGAAGAGGGCCCAGTGGGGCAGCTCTGATGCTACACCTGAACTTCCAGCACTTGAAGAGGGCTTTGAACTCCTAAGCACTACAAAATACTTTGACGTGGAAGAAGAGAGGGCAACCTATCCACAGAAAGAGACTTATTCTGTCACTCCCAGAGATCAG CTGCTTTGGACTCCCTGGACTCCTGTAGGCCAGCAGGGGACTTATGCCTCTGGGCAGCTAAGCTCTCTGACCTACAGCACTGCTACAGCCAGAAAGAACCCCGTTTACAATCCCCAGAGAATGGAGTTGGAGTCTGAGGAGTAG